One genomic segment of Culturomica massiliensis includes these proteins:
- a CDS encoding 3-oxoacyl-ACP synthase III family protein, translating into MDLYINKISHYIPENVVPNSHFKDLNGLDDEWIYSRTGIKTRSKAGIGENTNTMAVKAVDVAVKDLPYPMEEIDLIVAATYSPYDTVATAAHTIQHRYHIENAQCLSVSSACSSFINAMEVAEGYFALGKARKALVIASEHNTKYANETDPQSGHLWGDGAVAVFISTESYSEKDARILSIYTRGLGYLPKAMSAVHLLPKDGGISMPEGRDVFMNACHYMVDALRKAGERCGKKLEDLNYISSHQANQRIIRNIAHQTGFPESCFLMNIETRGNTGCPSCAISLSENLDKVKRGDLVGLTVFGGGYSCGAMLLQF; encoded by the coding sequence ATGGATTTATATATTAATAAAATCTCGCACTACATACCCGAAAATGTTGTACCTAACTCTCATTTTAAGGATTTAAACGGGTTGGATGATGAATGGATTTATTCGCGTACCGGTATAAAAACCCGTAGTAAAGCCGGTATCGGTGAAAATACCAATACAATGGCCGTAAAGGCTGTGGATGTTGCGGTAAAGGATTTGCCTTATCCCATGGAGGAGATAGATCTGATCGTTGCAGCGACTTATTCACCTTACGATACTGTAGCTACGGCAGCTCATACGATACAGCATCGCTATCATATCGAAAATGCCCAGTGTTTGAGCGTATCTTCGGCTTGTTCTTCTTTTATCAATGCCATGGAGGTTGCAGAGGGGTATTTTGCTTTGGGAAAGGCCCGGAAAGCTTTGGTTATTGCGTCAGAGCACAACACCAAATATGCCAATGAGACGGACCCGCAAAGTGGGCATTTGTGGGGAGACGGAGCGGTGGCTGTCTTCATTTCAACAGAATCGTACAGTGAGAAAGATGCCCGGATTTTGAGTATATATACGCGTGGGTTGGGGTATTTGCCGAAAGCGATGTCAGCAGTACATTTACTGCCGAAGGACGGGGGTATCAGTATGCCGGAAGGACGTGATGTGTTTATGAATGCCTGTCATTATATGGTAGATGCCTTGCGGAAAGCAGGAGAGAGGTGTGGGAAAAAACTGGAGGATTTGAATTATATTTCTTCTCATCAGGCTAATCAGCGTATTATTCGTAATATTGCCCATCAAACCGGTTTTCCGGAATCGTGTTTTTTAATGAATATTGAGACCCGGGGGAATACGGGGTGTCCGAGTTGTGCGATATCTCTTTCTGAAAATTTGGATAAAGTGAAACGAGGTGATCTTGTCGGATTGACTGTTTTTGGAGGCGGTTATTCCTGTGGGGCTATGTTGTTGCAGTTTTAA
- a CDS encoding aldo/keto reductase: protein MEYRKIGNTDLELSVITFGSWAVGGWMWGSSDRMKAVHAIRAAFDEGVTSIDTAPVYGQGTSESIVGQALEIIPRDQVQILTKYGMRWDLAKGEFAFKSKDNSGKPIDIYKYADKESIIKECEDSLRRLKTDYIDLYQIHWPDKTTPQSETFEAVERLIEQGKVRYAGVCNYDVSLMEEAGKYINLVSDQIPFSMVNRKTDETTIPWCMKHNKSVLAYSPMERGLLTGKITPGYKFAEGDHRANNSFFTENCIRQTNAFLDKLRPLAREKNVALSQLVLRWTIDHPGITVALVGARDSVQAIENAHAVDVKLTQEDIAFINKELPDISH, encoded by the coding sequence ATGGAATATCGGAAAATTGGTAATACAGATTTGGAATTGTCGGTGATTACTTTCGGTTCATGGGCTGTAGGCGGCTGGATGTGGGGTTCTTCAGACCGGATGAAAGCCGTTCATGCTATCCGGGCTGCTTTTGACGAAGGAGTGACTTCTATCGATACGGCTCCGGTCTATGGTCAGGGGACCAGTGAGAGCATTGTCGGGCAGGCGCTTGAAATTATCCCGCGGGATCAGGTGCAGATATTGACGAAATACGGTATGCGCTGGGATTTGGCGAAAGGAGAATTTGCTTTTAAAAGCAAAGATAATAGCGGAAAGCCGATAGATATTTATAAATATGCCGACAAAGAAAGTATCATCAAAGAGTGCGAGGATAGTTTGAGACGGTTGAAGACCGATTATATCGATCTTTATCAGATACATTGGCCGGATAAGACGACCCCGCAGAGTGAGACTTTTGAGGCTGTGGAACGTTTAATTGAACAGGGAAAGGTCCGTTACGCCGGCGTTTGTAATTACGACGTCAGTTTGATGGAAGAAGCCGGAAAATATATCAATCTGGTTTCGGATCAGATTCCGTTCAGTATGGTAAACCGGAAAACGGACGAGACGACAATACCCTGGTGTATGAAACACAATAAATCGGTATTGGCATATAGCCCTATGGAACGAGGCTTGTTGACGGGAAAAATAACGCCCGGATATAAATTTGCCGAAGGGGATCATCGTGCAAATAATTCTTTTTTTACGGAGAACTGTATCCGGCAAACGAATGCTTTCCTGGATAAGCTTCGTCCATTGGCACGGGAGAAAAACGTTGCTTTATCCCAGTTGGTATTGAGATGGACAATCGATCATCCGGGAATTACCGTTGCTTTGGTGGGTGCCCGGGATTCGGTACAGGCTATCGAGAACGCCCATGCTGTCGATGTGAAATTGACACAGGAGGATATTGCATTCATCAATAAAGAATTGCCTGATATTTCACATTAG